The Herbaspirillum sp. DW155 genomic interval CGTGCGCCGGTGAAGGCGCCGTCTTCATAGCCGAACAGTTCGGCCTCGATCAGGTTCTCGGGAATGGCCGAACAATTGACCGCCACGAAGGGCGCTGCGCCACCACGGGTCTGCGCGGCCCGGAAGCGCGCGCTCTCGCGATGGATGGCCTGGGCCAGCCATTCCTTGCCGGTGCCGGTTTCGCCGGTGATGAGGACAGGGATGTCGCGGTCGATCACCTTGCGCAACTTGGCGATGAGGGCGCTCATGCGGGCGTCGCCCGTATCGAGCGCCTGCAGGCCCGGCCGGGTCTGGCCCGGATGCGGGCGCGCGGCCGGTGCCGGGCGCGCAGCGGGGATGGCGTGCGGCGTATCGATGACAGCTTCGCGCGCATTCTGGAAATGCTGGTCGCGCAACCGCAGTTCGGCGCGGCCATGGATGCGGATGCCATTGTGCAGGCACAGCTCCAGCAAGCCCGAGGCAGCCTTGCGGTGGTGCTCGAACAGCAGCGACAGCGGCACCCCGAAGAGGGACGCAAAGGTATGCGATTGCAGCGCCGAGAGCGTCAGCCCGAGCTGGAACTGGGCACTGCGGTTGGCCGCCAGGAAACGCCCGCCGGGCGTGAAGCTGACGATGCCTTCGACCAGCGTGCCGACGAATTCGGCGCGGCTGTGGAAGTGCAGGGTGATGCAATCGGGGAAGCTGCCGGCCAGCAGATGATTTTCGATCATCTGGGCCGACATGCGCACCAGCGCCATGGTGTGCTTGTGAAAGCTGCCGCATTCGCCGGAGACGTCCAGCACCCCCAGCACCTGGCCGCGATGGTCGAAGATGGGAGCGGCCGAACAGGTCAGGAAGCGGTTGGCGTCCAGATAGTGCTGCTGGGCATGCACGGTGGTCGGCTTCTGTTCGAACAGGGCGGTGCCGATGGCATTGGTGCCGCGCAACTGTTCGGACCAGCGACTGCCCGCACCCAGCGCCACGCGGTCGGCCTTGGCGAGGAAATCGCTGTCGCCCAGGGTGTGCAGGATGGTGCCTTCGGCGTCCGACAGGATCACCATGCTGTGGGTATTGCGGATCTGGTCGTAGAGGGTTTCCATGACCGGGCGGGCGTGGCCGGAGAGGGTCTGGTTGGCTTCCAGCGTCTGCGCCAGGTCGGCGCGCGAGAGCGAGTCCAGATCGGGCCGCTGGCCGCGCGTGATGCCGTAGGACGAACTGCGCTGGTGCGAGCGTTCGATGGCCTGCAGATCCGGCATGCCCTCGGCACTGGCCTGCACCAGCGGCGAGGCGCCCAGCAATGCGCCGGCACCGGGCCGGTTTGCCTGGTATTGCATCCTTGTCTCCTTGGGACCTCTGGCGGTCCTTGTTCCCCCTTGATGGTCGCTTTCTTCGCTGTCGGGAAGCTGAGGGTGAACTAGCATAACCGATTAATGCGGCAGCCGGACAAATTGAAACAGCATTTGCAGTAGCCTCAAAGTGAAGGCAAAATACTGTTTATATATACAGTATCGTTGAGCTTGCCTTTGGCCTCCTTCCCCAAATTTCCGCAGGGCATTGCCCGGCCTTTTCCGGACCAGCCGGCGCCTTCCGGCGAGGACGACGCCACGCTCACGCCGGAAAGCTTCGTCCATCGCAGCCAGGTCGCCCGGAAGGGCCGGGGTGCCGTCACCAACCTGCGCGGGCGTTACGAATCGGTGGCGCGGGAAGAGTTCGACGATGGCTGGCAGGCCATCGGTTTTCCTGCTACGGGGGAACTTGTGGAGGAGCTTGGAGAGGAAGACGAAGCCCCGCGCCTGAAGACCATCGTCACCGAGGAAGACGCCAGGTCCATCATCAGCCGCAACAGTTCGCCGGACTTGCCGTTTTCGCTTTCCCTCAATCCCTATCGTGGATGTGAGCATGGGTGCATCTATTGTTTCGCGCGGCCTTCGCATAGTTACCTGGGCCTCTCGCCCGGGCTGGATTTCGAAAGCCGGCTGGTGGCCAAGCGCAATGCGCCCGAAGTGCTGCTGCGCGAGCTGGCCAGGCCGTCCTACCAGCCCGACACCATCACGGTGGGCATCAATACCGATGCCTACCAGCCCATCGAGCGCGAACGCCAGCTGACCCGGCGCATCCTGCAGATCCTGCATGATTGCGACAATCCGGTGGCGATGATTACCAAGTCCTCCCTGATCGAGCGCGACATCGACCTGCTGGCGCCGATGGCTGCCAAAGGGCAGGCCATCGTCGCAGTCACCATCACCACGCTCGACCCCGCCATTGCCCGCACGCTGGAGCCGCGTGCGGCCAGTCCGGCGCGGCGGTTGCGGGTGATCCGCACCTTGGCCGAGGCGGGCATTCCGGTAAGCGTATCGATCGCCCCGGTGATTCCCTTCGTGACCGAGCCGGACCTGGAGCGCGTCATGCAAGCCGCCGTCGAAGCCGGTGCGCGGCAAGCGGGTTACATCGTGCTGCGCCTGCCGTGGGAAGTCAGCCCGCTGTTCCGGCAGTGGCTGCAGGCGCATTTCCCCGACCGTGCGGCGCGGGTGATGAACCGCATCCAGGACATGCGCGGCGGCAAGGATTACGACGCCGATTTCGCTACCCGCATGCGCGGCACGGGTGTCTGGGCCGACCTGCTGCATCAGCGCTTCGAGAAGGCCAGCCGGCGCCTGGGCATCGATCATCGCAACCGGGCTTTTGCTACGCTGGATGCCAGTCGTTTTCGGCGGCCTGTGCTGGTACCGGGCCGCGCCACCGGCAATGATGCGCAGCTCGATTTGTTCTGAATGCCAGGGCTGTGGCTGCTAAACTCCGCGTTTTCGTCTGTTTCTTCACTTCTCTGCATGCACACCCTGGAACAACTGCGCAGCGGCGCCCTGGAAGGCATTACCCGCCTGTCTCTCTCGTGCGGCCTGCGCGAATTCCCGCGAGAAATCTTCACCCTGGCTGAAACCCTCGAGATTCTGGACTTGAGCGGCAACGAACTGACGACCTTGCCAGATGACCTGCCGCGTCTGCACCGGCTGCGCATCGTCTTCTGTTCCGACAATCCCTTTACCGAGTTACCCGCCGTTCTGGGGCGCTGCCCGTCGCTGGAGATGATCGGTTTCAAGGCCAACCGCATCGAACACGTTCCTGCCGAATCGCTGCCACCCGCGCTGCGCTGGCTGGTGCTGACCGACAACCGTATCGCGCAGTTGCCGTTCAGCATCGGACAGTGCAAGCGCCTGCAGAAGCTGATGCTGGCCGGTAACCGCCTGCGCACCCTGCCGCCCGAACTGGCGGCCTGCCGCAATCTGGAGCTGCTGCGCCTGTCGGCCAATGCATTGGAAGAGTTTCCGCACTGGCTGCTGACGCTGCCGCGCCTGAGCTGGCTGGCCATGGCGGGCAATCCCTGGTGCCGGGCAGTGGAGGACGCGGCGGATCGCAATGCCCAGGTGGCGGGCATAGACTGGGACGATCTACAGCTGGCCGAGAAGCTGGGCGAGGGCGCTTCCGGCGTGATCCACGCGGCGCGCTGGACAGTGGAGGACAAGAGCCAGCCCGTGGCGGTCAAGCTCTTCAAGGGCGCCGTCACCAGCGACGGCCTGCCCGAGCGTGAAATGGCCGCCTGCATCACGGCCGGCAGCCATCGCGGTCTGATCCCCGTGCTGGGGCGCTTGCAAGGACATCCGCAGGCCGCGCAAGGCCTGGTGATGCCCCTGATCGATCCGGATTTCAAGACCCTGGCCGGCCCGCCCAGCCTGCAATCCTGCACGCGCGACGTCTATGCACAAGACTTCACCCTGGCCTGGACCCAGGTGCTGGCCATTGCACGCGATATCGCCTCGGCGGCGGCACATCTGCATGCGCAGGGCATCGTGCATGGCGACCTGTACGGCCACAACATCCTGCATCGGGAAGGGGAAGCCTTGCTGGGAGATTTTGGCGCGGCCTGGTTTTACGATGCCGGCGCGCCGCATGCCTGGGGCGTGCAGGCCATGGAAGTGCGGGCTTATGGATGTCTGCTGGAAGAATTGCTGGCGCACGGCCAGCCAGTCGATGAAGCGGGACAGAAGCAGCGCGCTACCCTGGCGGCTTTGCGCCAGGCCTGCCTGTCGGCCGATGCAGCGGCACGGCCGCATTTCGAGGCCATCGTGGCCATGCTTGATACGCTGGCCACGGCCTGAGGCCGACGTCGTGGCGGCCTCTCGCCTTCGCCCTAGGCCCGCTCGCTGGAGCGCAGCAGCACCACCAGCGCGCCCGCGCCGCCATCGGCTGCGCGGGCTTGGCAAAAGGCCATCACTTCATCCTTCTGGGCCAGCCAGTTGCGCACCTTGTGCTTGAGAACGGGCTCCTTGTTCACCGAACCGAGCCCCTTGCCGTGGATCACCCGCACGCAGCGCAGGCCGCGGCGGCGCGACTGGCGCAAAAATTCACCTAATGCCTCCCGCGCCTGGTCTCGGCGATAGCCGTGCAGGTCGAGCTGGGCCTGGATCACCCAGTTGCCACGGCGCAGCTTGCTCAAGACATCCACGCCCACGCCGGGACGGGCGAAACTGAGGTTTTCGTCGCTGTCCATCAAGGTCTCGATGGTGAACTCATCCGAGAGCGACTCCAGCAGCGCTGCCTGTTCATCGGCCAGATGCTGGCGGGGAATGGGCAGAGGCGGTTGGGGCGGGTAATGGGCCTTGTCGACCACCGTGGGGCGCAAGGGCGCGACCGCGCCGATGCTGTTGCGGAAGAGATTGGCCTCCTCGCGGGCTGCCGCTTCCTGACGCTGGCGCTCGGCCAAGGCCAGTGCGCGCGCTTTTTCCTGTTCCTGCAAATCGCGGCGCAATCCCTTGAGCGCCGAGAAATCCTTCATTGTCGCCATGACAGCCACCCAACCCCTGTAGCGAATAGTTCCCTGAATGGCTACTTTAGCAGAAGCGGGCGCAGCCTTCAGCCGCAGGCGACCTGGATGATGACCAGGCCCGGATCGACGTGCAGATTCAGGCGGCGCGGGTTGAAGTCCATGGTGGCGGCGTCGCCCGGCTTGAGCACGCGGATGTCGGTCGCACCCGATTCAGCCAGGGCCTGGCGTTCGATGTAGCCGCTGTAGTTTTCGCCGATCAGGTGGTCGGCCCGCGACGCATCGCATTGGCCGCCGCCGGCCTGCGCCCCGGGCGTTTCGCGCGAAGCGCTGCAGGCGATCAGTACGGCACCCAGGCTCACGGTGGCCAGTGCTGCCTTGAGCGCGGGCGAGTGGCCGCGCGCAGGAGAGGGGGACGGATAATAGGGCACGATGCTTTCCTCGGACTTGATGATTCTTCTGGTTGGATTGCTCGAGTGAAACAAAAAAGCCGGGACGACAACTCGTCACCGGCTTTTGGAGTGCCCGTTGCGCTGCGAGTTCTCGCAGTGCAGCATTTTACAGCAATTTACTTTATTCGAGGCCTTCCAGATAGCGCTGTGCATCCAGTGCTGCCATGCAACCTGTGCCGGCGCTGGTGATGGCCTGGCGGTAGATATGGTCTTGCACGTCGCCGGCGGCGAAGACGCCATCGATGCTGGTGGCGGTGGCAAAGCCTTCGGTGCCGGTGCGGGTCTTGAGGTAGCCGTTCTGCATCTCCAGCTGGCCTTCGAAGATGCTGGTATTGGGCTTGTGGCCGATGGCGATGAACAGGCCATGCACCGGGATCTCGGTGATGGAACCGTCCTGGGTCGACTTGATCTTGATGCCGGTCACGCCGCTGTCGTCGCCGACCACTTCATCCAGGGTGGAGTGCCACTGGATGGCGATCTTGCCCTCGCTGACCTTGTGCAACAGGCGGTCGATCAGGATGGGCTCGGCGCGGAACTTGTCGCGGCGGTGCACGATGGTGACCTTGCTGGCGATGTTGGAGAGGTACAGCGCTTCTTCCACGGCAGTGTTGCCGCCGCCGACCACGGCCACTTCGCGGCCGCGATAGAAGAAACCGTCACAGGTGGCGCAGGCTGACACGCCACGGCCCATGAAGGCCTGTTCCGAAGGCAGGCCGAGATACTGGGCCGAGGCGCCGGTGGCGATGATGAGCGCGTCCGCAGTGTATTCACCGTTGTCGCCGATGAGGCGGAAGGGGCGCTCGGAAAGCCTGGTGGTGTGGATGTGATCGAAGATGATCTCGGTATTGAAGCGCTCGGCGTGCTGCAACAGGCGCTGCATCAGTTCCGGACCTTGCACGCCCAGCGGGTCGCCGGGCCAGTTCTCGACGTCGGTGGTGGTCATCAGCTGGCCGCCTTGCTCCACGCCGGTGATCAGCACCGGGTTCAGGTTGGCGCGCGCGGCATAGACGGCGGCGCTATAGCCGGCGGGGCCGGAGCCGAGAATCAGGACCTTGGCATGTTTGGGCGTGCTCATAAGCTACTCATCAAAAAAGGTTGCGGGATGGCCTCTGCAGCTTGAGGCGACTCGCGGGATTTCAATTCCCGGCCGGCGTAGACACCAGCGCGGCCAGGGCAGGGGAAGCGGTTGCGTGCGCGCAAGTTTGCGGTTTGCGGCGCTGCAAAACGGGTAAGATTATAGTCCATGCCTTCATTCGGGCTCATGGAATTACGCTATGTCGGCGATAGCCGGGAGGGGTTTGGAATAACAGTATCGCTGTTCAGAATATGAACAAAAAGACAGCACAACCAGAACGATAGCGGCCCATGACGGTCAGTGCAGCGGGTTTCCCGCCGCCCTGCGCAAAACCGCGAAGCGCCAATGCAATGCCGTTACAATGACGGCGTATTTTTTTGTACGGAAGTTATGTCCAAGACGAGTCAAGCCCACATTCGCACCACCAAGACACCGGCGCCTCCCATGCCCAACCGTCTGGTGCGGCTGTTATCGGAGGCGCGCTGGCTGGCGCTGGCGGCCTTGCTGGCCTATCTGGCGCTGATCCTGCTGAGTTATGCCAAGACCGATCCCGGCTGGTCGGTGGCCAGCTCGGTGCCGCACGTGGGCAACTGGGGCGGCCGCGTCGGCGCCTGGACGGCCGACCTGCTGCTCTACATCTTCGGCCTGTCGGCCTGGTGGTGGTGCGTCTTGCTGGGCCGCTCGGTGTGGACCGGTTATCGGCGCCTGTCCAACCGTTTCCTGGTGGCCCAGCCGGTGGAGCCGGAACACCAGCAGGAACCGCTCATCCGCGCGGTCGGCTTCGTCTTCATGCTCACCGGCAGCATGGGCATCGAATTCACCCGCATGCATCGCTTCGCACCCAGGCTGCCGCATTCTTCCGGTGGCGTGCTGGGCGAAATGATCGGCTCGGCCATGCAGCCGACCTTCGGCTTCACGGGCTCTACGCTCTTGCTGTTGCTGCTCTTCGGGCTGGGCTTCTCGCTGCTGTTCCAGGTGTCCTGGCTGGCGGCGGTGGAGCGCATTGGCGGCCTGATCGAGGATGGCCTCTTCGCCGTGCGCGACTTCTTCGCTGCCCGTGCCGACCGCCGCGCCGGCCAGGAAGCCGCCGTCAAGCGCGAGGAAAGCGTGGTGCAGGAGCGCGCCAAGATCGTGGAAGCCCCGCCGATCCGCATCGAACCGCAGATCGTGGAGGTGCAGAAATCGGACCGCGTGCAGAAGGAGAAGCAGACCAGCCTCTTCGATGACCTCAATAGCGAACTGCCGCCGCTGTCGCTGCTGGATGAGGCCCCGCCTGCGCAGCAGACGGTCTCGGTGGAAACCCTGGAATTCACCAGCCGCCTGATCGAAAAGAAGCTGGCCGACTTCGGTGTCGAAGTCAAGGTGGTGGCGGCCTATCCCGGCCCGGTGATCACCCGCTACGAGATCGAACCGGCCACGGGTGTGAAGGGCAGCCAGATCGTCAACCTGGCGCGCGACCTGGCGCGTTCGCTGTCGCTGACGTCGATTCGCGTGGTGGAAGTCATCCAGGGCAAGAATTTCATGGGCCTGGAGCTGCCCAATCCCAAGCGCCAGATCGTGCGCCTGACCGAGATCCTTGGTTCCAAGGTGTACAACGACAGCCATTCCAGCCTGACCGTGGCGCTGGGCAAGGACATCGCCGGCAATCCGGTGGTGGCCGACCTGGCCAAGATGCCGCACTTGCTGGTGGCCGGTACCACCGGCTCGGGCAAGTCGGTGGGCATCAATGCCACCATCCTGTCGCTGCTCTACAAGTCTTCGCCGCGCCAGGTGCGCCTGATCCTGATCGATCCCAAGATGCTGGAACTGTCGATCTATGAAGGCATTCCGCACCTGCTGGCGCCGGTGGTGACCGACATGCGCCAGGCCGGCCACGCCCTGAACTGGGCAGTGGAAGAGATGGAGCGCCGCTACAAGAAGATGTCCAAGCTGGGCGTGCGCAACCTGGCCGGCTACAACCAGAAGATCATCGACGCCGAGAAGCGTGGCGAGAAGATCCCCAATCCCTTCAGCCTCACCCCGGATGCGCCGGAGCCACTGGAGCAGCTGGAAACCATCGTCATCATCATCGACGAACTGGCCGACCTGATGATGGTGGTGGGCAAGAAGGTCGAAGAACTGATCGCCCGTATCGCCCAGAAGGCGCGCGCGGCCGGCATCCACCTGATCCTGGCTACGCAGCGTCCTTCGGTGGATGTCATCACCGGCCTGATCAAGGCCAACGTGCCTACGCGTATCGCCTTCCAGGTGTCGTCCAAGATCGACTCGCGCACCATCCTTGACCAGATGGGCGCCGAAACCCTGCTGGGCATGGGTGACATGCTCTACAACCCGCCCGGCACGGCCTTGCCGGTGCGCGTGCACGGCGCCTTCGTGTCGGATGACGAAGTGCACCGCGTGGTGGAACACCTGAAATCCCAGGGGGAACCGAATTACATCGAGGGCATCCTAGAGGGAGGCGTGCTGGAGGACGCCGACGGTGGCGGTGGCAGTGGCAGCGGTGCTGCGGCCGGTGCCGGTGGCGGCGAAGGCGACGAGATGTACGACCAGGCCGTGGCCGTGGTCCTGAAACATCGCCGGGCCTCGATCTCGCTGGTGCAGCGTCACCTGCGCATCGGCTACAACCGCGCCGCGCGCCTTTTGGAGCAGATGGAGCAAAGTGGCCTGGTCTCCACCATGCAATCCAATGGCAACCGTGAAATCCTGGTGCCGGCAGGTGCCGGCGATGCGGCTGAATAAGCGGTCTTCCCTCCTCATCAACCTGCCCTGAAGGCCGGCCACCATCGTGCCGGCCGCCACCTTGCCGGTGGCGTCAAGTCAAGAAGGAATCAAACAACATGGACAATTCCAGAAACGCTTTCCGCTCGCGCCCTGCGCAAGCCCGTACGTTCAAGCTGCGCCGCCTGATGATGGCAGCAGGTCTTTCCGCTCTGGCCGTGGCCGGTGCCATCGCCATCACCGCGCTGACCCCGGGCCGCGCTTCGGCCGCCGCGCTGGACCAGTTCAAGCAGTTCGTCAGCAGCACGCAGTCGGCCAAGGGTACGTTCACCCAGCGCATGGTGCGGGTGGAGAATGGCACGTCCAAGGTGGTCAACACGTCCAGCGGCAGCTTTGTGTTTTCGCGTCCCGGCAAATTCATCTGGACCTACCAGAAGCCTTATGAGCAGGTGATTCAGGCCGATGGGGAAAAACTCTTCATCTACGACAAGGATCTCAACCAGGTCACCACCAAGAAACTGGGCAATGCGCTGGGCTCTTCGCCGGCGGCCATCCTCTTCGGCAGCAACGATCTGGAAAAAAACTTCACACTCAAGGAAGCCGGCACCAAGGATGGTCTGGAATGGCTGCAAGCCGTACCCAAGAGCAAGGACACGACCTTTGACAACATCGGCATCGGCCTGAAGAATGGCACGCCGGTGGCTATGGAACTGCATGATTCCTTTGGTCAGGTCTCGGTACTGAGCTTCGACAGCTTCGAGAAGAATCCGCCGTTGAAGGGCAACAGCTTCAACTTCACGGTGCCGAAGGGTGCCGACGTGTTCGAGAACTGATCGGCTTTCGCCTCACATGAAAACAGCCCCGCAGGCTTGCGCTTGCGGGGCTGTTTTCATGTGAGGCGCGTGCGTTTCAGGGCTCGGGCATCTGCAGCAGGGGCAGCTTGTCGGTAACATCCTTCCACTGCGCATGATCGGGCAGGGGCGGCTGGGCCTTGGTGATGGGCCTCCAGCCCGGCATCTTGGCCAGACGGGCGTTGAGGTCCTCGAAATGGGCCAGCGCGGCGGGCAGGTCGGTGGCGTTGTAGATGGCGCCGACCGGGCATTCCGGCACGCACATGGAGCAGTCGATGCAGCCGTCCGGATCGATGGCCAGGAAATTCGGGCCTTCCACGAAGCAGTCCATGGGGCAGACGCTGACGCAATCGGTGTACTTGCACTGGATACAGGAATCGGTGACGACGAAGGGCATGGAAAGCAGAGGAAAGGGCAGGGAAAAGGGCGATATGAAGAAAAACGCGCAGGCCGCATTTTAACCTCTGCGGCGGATGGCCGCCGGCGCAGCCCTTCATCGCGCAATCGCCCTCGCGCCGGCCTGCTGCGTTAGACTACGGCCTTTGGTGAACGCGCCTTGCAATCCGGCGCTGCGCCCGCATCCTGATGACTATGAACTTTATTTCCCTGGCCGCCATGCAGCGGTCCTTCTTCTCCGATCTTGCTGATGTGCAGGAGGCGGCGCATGGCTGACCTGTTCGCGCAAGAACCCGCCGCGCCGCTGGCTGAGGCGCTGCGTCCCAAGACGCTCGATGAGGTCATCGGGCAGTCGCATCTGTTGGGCGAAGGCAAGCCCTTGCGGCTGGCCTTTCAGTCGGGCAAGCCGCATTCGATGATCTTCTGGGGGCCGCCCGGCGTGGGCAAGACCACGCTGGCGCGGCTGACCGCGACGGCTTTCGACTGCGAATTCATTGCGCTCTCGGCGGTGTTTTCGGGCGTGAAGGATATCCGCGCGGCCATGGAGCAGGCCGAGCAGAATCTGGCGATGGGCAAGCACACGATTCTGTTCGTGGATGAGATTCACCGCTTCAACAAGTCGCAGCAGGATGCGCTGTTGCCCTATGCAGAAAGCGGGCTGGTGACCTTCATCGGTGCCACCACTGAGAACCCTTCCTTCGAGGTCAATTCGGCGCTGTTGTCGCGTGCGCAGGTGTACGTGTTGAAGTCGCTCACTGATGAGGAGCTCAAGCAGCTGCTCAAGCGTGCGCAAGAGAAGGCGCTGGGCGACCTGCAATTCGACGCACAGGCTACGGACACCATCATCGGCTATGCCGATGGCGACGCCCGCCGCTTCCTCAATCTGCTGGAGCAGACCCAGACGGCCGCACGCACTACCGGCACGCCACTGGTCACGGCCGAATTCCTGCAGAATGCGCTGACGCTCAACAGCCGCCGTTTCGACAAGGGCGGCGACAATTTCTACGACCAGATTTCAGCGCTGCACAAGTCGGTGCGCGGTTCGCACCCGGATGCCGCGTTGTACTGGTTGACGCGCATGCTCGACGGCGGTGCCGATCCGCGCTACCTGTCGCGGCGCATCGTGCGCATGGCCTGGGAAGACATCGGCCTGGCTGACCCGCGCGCCATGCAGATCGCCAATGATGCCGCGCTGACCTATGAACGGCTGGGCAGCCCTGAAGGCGAACTGGCGCTGGGGCAGGCGGTGATCTATCTTGCGGTGGCGGCCAAGAGCAATGCCGGCTACAACGCGTATAACGCGGCGCGTGCTTTCGTGAAGCAGGACAAGAGCCGCGAAGTGCCGGTGCATCTGCGCAATGCGCCGACCAAGCTGATGAAGGAATTGGGCTACGGGCATGAATACCGGTATGCCCATGATGAGCCCAATGCGTATGCGGCGGGGGAGACTTATCTGCCCGACGGTATTGCCGAGCCCGGCTGGTATCAGCCGGTGCCGCGGGGCTTGGAGATCAAGATCGGTGAGAAGCTCAATACGCTGCGGCAGTGGGATGAAGAAGCGCGCAAGCAATAGTGTTCAGGCGAAGACGTCATACCGAACCAAGGCCTCCCCCTTCTTGACCCGCACTGATTCGATCCGGATCTGCCCGATCTCCCCCAGTGCCTCCACATGCGTGCCGCCACAAGGATAGGCGGGTAGATCGCCAAATCCGATCTGCCGCAAGCCGTTTTCCATGGCCATCACACAGGGCAGATCCTGCGCCAGCAAGTCATTGCAGCGGCGCTCCAGTTCTGCCGGCACCAGTTCCTGCGCCGCGCCATCAGCCCCATCAGCCGCGGCAGCCACGCCCACTACGCGCGCTTCTCCCGGCCAGTGATGGGCCTTGGTCGGCTTCCATCCCCGTTCCGCCATCACTTGCCCGATCACATGGCCTGCCGAATGCAGGCGCGCATGCAACCGGCGCGGCCCGGCGTCGACGGTCGCCACGGCCGGGCCCGGCGCGATGGGGGCTGCGGTGTAATGGACGATGCCTTCACTTTCGCTGACCACACGCTGCACTTCCACGTCACCGATCCAGCCGGTATCACTGGGCTAGCCGCCGCCCTGCGGATGAAAGGGCGTGGCCGACAGGCGCACGGCGTAGCGGCCATCGTCCTGCGGGGTGC includes:
- the lolA gene encoding outer membrane lipoprotein chaperone LolA, with the protein product MDNSRNAFRSRPAQARTFKLRRLMMAAGLSALAVAGAIAITALTPGRASAAALDQFKQFVSSTQSAKGTFTQRMVRVENGTSKVVNTSSGSFVFSRPGKFIWTYQKPYEQVIQADGEKLFIYDKDLNQVTTKKLGNALGSSPAAILFGSNDLEKNFTLKEAGTKDGLEWLQAVPKSKDTTFDNIGIGLKNGTPVAMELHDSFGQVSVLSFDSFEKNPPLKGNSFNFTVPKGADVFEN
- the fdxA gene encoding ferredoxin FdxA yields the protein MPFVVTDSCIQCKYTDCVSVCPMDCFVEGPNFLAIDPDGCIDCSMCVPECPVGAIYNATDLPAALAHFEDLNARLAKMPGWRPITKAQPPLPDHAQWKDVTDKLPLLQMPEP
- a CDS encoding replication-associated recombination protein A; this encodes MADLFAQEPAAPLAEALRPKTLDEVIGQSHLLGEGKPLRLAFQSGKPHSMIFWGPPGVGKTTLARLTATAFDCEFIALSAVFSGVKDIRAAMEQAEQNLAMGKHTILFVDEIHRFNKSQQDALLPYAESGLVTFIGATTENPSFEVNSALLSRAQVYVLKSLTDEELKQLLKRAQEKALGDLQFDAQATDTIIGYADGDARRFLNLLEQTQTAARTTGTPLVTAEFLQNALTLNSRRFDKGGDNFYDQISALHKSVRGSHPDAALYWLTRMLDGGADPRYLSRRIVRMAWEDIGLADPRAMQIANDAALTYERLGSPEGELALGQAVIYLAVAAKSNAGYNAYNAARAFVKQDKSREVPVHLRNAPTKLMKELGYGHEYRYAHDEPNAYAAGETYLPDGIAEPGWYQPVPRGLEIKIGEKLNTLRQWDEEARKQ
- a CDS encoding alanyl-tRNA editing protein, with translation MEVQRVVSESEGIVHYTAAPIAPGPAVATVDAGPRRLHARLHSAGHVIGQVMAERGWKPTKAHHWPGEARVVGVAAAADGADGAAQELVPAELERRCNDLLAQDLPCVMAMENGLRQIGFGDLPAYPCGGTHVEALGEIGQIRIESVRVKKGEALVRYDVFA